A window of the Isosphaera pallida ATCC 43644 genome harbors these coding sequences:
- a CDS encoding DUF72 domain-containing protein — protein MMNDGQVRLGTSGWNYPDWRGSFYPDGLKPEEYLEFYARHWPTVEVDCSFYDIPTAAMLKSWDRRTPAGFGFTLKVPRVITHERKLVDCSGVVAAFLNATDALGDKRWCALLQFGYFPPTVFANVREFLERLGPFLASWPVERCPIAVEVRNAGWINGRLGKVLRDHQAGLVLSDHVGLPPPWVVANWFDPATGPVTLCRLLGDREGIEQITTTWEKRVLDRSPALDEVAKVLEGLADRTRVLIYAANHYEGHSPETLTRLAQRLGPRVAGPAPSDQPPRRLTLFE, from the coding sequence ATGATGAACGACGGCCAAGTTCGACTGGGGACCAGCGGTTGGAACTATCCGGATTGGCGGGGTTCGTTTTACCCTGATGGTCTCAAGCCTGAGGAATATCTCGAGTTCTATGCCCGTCACTGGCCGACGGTGGAGGTTGATTGCAGTTTTTACGACATTCCCACCGCGGCGATGTTGAAGAGTTGGGATCGTCGCACGCCGGCGGGTTTTGGATTCACGCTCAAGGTGCCGCGGGTGATCACCCATGAGCGGAAGCTGGTGGATTGCTCGGGGGTGGTTGCGGCCTTTCTCAACGCGACCGACGCCTTGGGCGACAAACGTTGGTGCGCGCTGCTTCAGTTTGGTTATTTTCCGCCCACGGTGTTCGCCAACGTGCGGGAGTTTTTAGAGCGGTTGGGACCGTTCCTGGCCTCCTGGCCGGTGGAGCGGTGTCCAATCGCAGTGGAGGTCAGGAACGCAGGATGGATCAACGGGCGTTTGGGCAAGGTGTTGCGGGATCACCAAGCCGGCTTGGTGTTGAGCGACCACGTCGGCTTGCCGCCGCCCTGGGTGGTGGCCAACTGGTTCGACCCTGCCACGGGGCCGGTCACCCTATGCCGTTTGCTGGGAGATCGGGAGGGGATTGAACAGATCACCACCACCTGGGAGAAGCGGGTGCTGGATCGCTCCCCCGCGTTGGACGAGGTGGCCAAGGTGTTGGAGGGTTTGGCCGATCGCACCCGAGTTCTGATTTACGCTGCCAATCATTATGAAGGACATTCCCCCGAAACGCTGACCCGTCTGGCCCAGCGTCTTGGACCACGGGTGGCCGGTCCAGCGCCGTCCGACCAGCCTCCGCGTCGTTTGACCCTCTTCGAATGA